From Rhodoferax sp. AJA081-3, the proteins below share one genomic window:
- a CDS encoding glycosyltransferase family 4 protein: MFKPTGGGAERYSIAMVEQLAARHDIHVFAQQIEHQWPGVTYHPIPWPFDKPRWINQLWFALATWWQTRRGFDVVHSHENTWHGQVQTVHVVPVKHSLLQGRTGWRLALRWLKIVTSPRLVAYLCLEHFRYKPQADRCVVLASDSLKPVMAQAYPASVPTLQVVTPGVVSVPGVVAADQKAAARVSLGLPAQGRCILFVGNDYRKKGLETLLAVLPQLPADCFVAVVGNAAQIAGFQHAVDAGGMRGRVFFLGALRTVDDAYRAADCLAHPTLEDTFAMVVLEAMAHGLPVVVSSAQYCGISGLLAHETNALIVNQPRDATELAQELQRLLADVALANTLSDNGLRFAQQHLWSEQALHQETIYQTVVSGR, from the coding sequence ATGTTCAAGCCCACCGGGGGTGGTGCCGAGCGTTATTCGATTGCCATGGTCGAGCAGCTCGCTGCGCGCCACGACATCCATGTCTTTGCCCAACAAATAGAGCACCAGTGGCCAGGAGTCACCTACCACCCGATTCCCTGGCCCTTTGATAAACCCCGCTGGATCAACCAGCTGTGGTTTGCACTGGCCACCTGGTGGCAAACACGGCGTGGCTTTGATGTGGTGCATTCACACGAAAACACCTGGCATGGCCAGGTGCAGACGGTGCACGTGGTGCCCGTCAAGCACAGCCTGCTGCAAGGCCGCACGGGTTGGCGCCTAGCCTTGCGCTGGCTCAAGATCGTCACCAGCCCGCGCCTGGTGGCCTACCTGTGCCTGGAACACTTTCGTTACAAGCCTCAGGCGGATCGTTGTGTGGTGCTGGCGTCCGACAGTTTGAAGCCGGTGATGGCGCAGGCGTATCCGGCGTCCGTGCCAACCCTCCAGGTGGTGACACCGGGCGTGGTCAGCGTACCCGGTGTGGTGGCTGCGGACCAAAAGGCAGCGGCGCGGGTGAGCTTGGGGCTACCTGCACAAGGGCGTTGCATCCTGTTTGTCGGGAACGACTACCGCAAGAAAGGTCTGGAAACCTTGCTCGCGGTATTGCCCCAACTACCTGCCGATTGTTTCGTAGCCGTGGTCGGCAATGCGGCTCAGATAGCCGGGTTTCAGCATGCAGTGGATGCGGGTGGTATGCGGGGGCGTGTGTTTTTCTTGGGAGCGTTGCGCACCGTGGATGACGCTTACCGGGCTGCCGATTGCCTGGCACACCCCACGCTGGAAGACACGTTTGCGATGGTAGTGCTGGAGGCCATGGCGCACGGCCTGCCGGTAGTGGTCAGCAGTGCCCAGTATTGCGGCATCTCCGGCCTGTTGGCCCATGAGACAAACGCCTTGATCGTGAACCAGCCGCGTGATGCCACCGAGCTGGCGCAGGAGTTGCAACGCCTGTTGGCGGATGTGGCGCTGGCCAACACACTCAGTGACAACGGTCTGCGTTTTGCCCAACAACACCTGTGGTCAGAGCAGGCACTTCATCAGGAGACCATTTACCAAACGGTGGTCTCAGGCCGTTAG
- a CDS encoding polysaccharide deacetylase family protein gives MHSKVKSRSPVPILTYHQIAETPPKGSGFRSLSVAPKDFERQMAFLHGMGYHGLSMTALQPYLRGERQGKVFGITFDDGYLNNLTHALPVLQWYGFSSTCYVVSGMLGQTNSWDAAMGVPPSELMSAAHLRQWVAGRQEVGAHTRHHARLLALDAVASDAEISLCKEELEHVTGTAVSHFCYPYGEFRPEHVEMVRQANYMTATTTRRGRCHAGDGLWELPRVPVLRRTHRMLLWWKLVSQYEDRRRD, from the coding sequence GTGCATTCCAAAGTCAAAAGTCGCTCGCCGGTCCCCATACTGACCTACCACCAGATCGCGGAGACGCCGCCCAAGGGCTCAGGCTTTCGCAGCTTGAGTGTTGCCCCCAAAGATTTTGAACGGCAGATGGCGTTTCTGCATGGCATGGGTTACCACGGCCTGTCGATGACGGCCCTGCAGCCTTACCTGCGCGGTGAGCGCCAGGGCAAAGTCTTTGGTATTACCTTTGACGATGGCTACCTGAACAACCTGACCCACGCCTTGCCCGTGTTGCAGTGGTATGGTTTTTCATCCACTTGTTATGTGGTCAGTGGCATGCTGGGCCAGACCAACAGCTGGGACGCTGCCATGGGTGTGCCACCCTCCGAACTGATGTCCGCGGCACATTTGCGGCAGTGGGTGGCAGGGCGGCAAGAGGTGGGGGCCCATACCCGCCACCATGCGCGTTTGCTGGCTCTGGATGCTGTGGCCAGTGATGCTGAAATTTCGCTGTGCAAGGAAGAGCTGGAGCATGTCACCGGCACCGCAGTCAGCCACTTTTGTTATCCCTATGGTGAGTTCAGGCCTGAACATGTGGAGATGGTCCGGCAGGCCAATTACATGACGGCCACCACCACGCGGCGCGGGCGCTGCCACGCAGGCGACGGCTTGTGGGAGTTACCCCGCGTGCCGGTTTTGCGCCGAACCCACCGCATGTTGCTGTGGTGGAAACTGGTGTCGCAGTACGAAGACCGTCGGCGGGATTAA
- the rng gene encoding ribonuclease G yields MQNDILINWSPQEARVAILENGALQELHVERTLERGLVGNVYLGKVARVLPGMQSAFIDIGLERAAFLHVADVWHRQPDGEAPFIAKGAAPVIPIEKQIFEGQALMVQVIKEPIGTKGARLSTQISIAGRLLVFLPQDDHIGVSQKIPKDQRDELRSRMQQLGGTQGGGFILRTNGEDASDPELAEDIAYLRKAWARVKEASTRLPPQSLLHQDLSLLQRVLRDMVGEATQTIRVDSREQFEALKAFGAEFMPMAADKLQHYKGERPIFDLFSIDEEIEKALGRRVDLKSGGYLIVDQTEALTTIDVNTGGFVGARNFDDTIFKTNLEAGQAIARQLRLRNLGGIIIVDFIDMVREDHREAVLAEFRKQLSRDRVKTMAGGFSQLGLVEMTRKRTRESLAHMLCEPCAACQGKGIVKTPRSVAYDIFREILREARQFNPREFRVVASPKVIELFLDEESQHLAGLSEFIGKPVSLQSEAAMGQDQYDIVLL; encoded by the coding sequence ATGCAAAACGATATTTTGATCAATTGGTCTCCCCAAGAGGCCCGCGTGGCCATTCTGGAGAACGGCGCACTGCAGGAGCTGCATGTGGAGCGCACTCTGGAGCGAGGCCTGGTGGGCAATGTGTACCTGGGCAAGGTGGCCCGTGTATTGCCCGGCATGCAATCGGCATTTATTGACATTGGTCTGGAGCGTGCGGCCTTCCTGCACGTGGCCGATGTGTGGCACCGCCAGCCCGATGGCGAGGCGCCTTTCATCGCCAAAGGCGCAGCCCCCGTCATCCCCATCGAGAAGCAGATTTTTGAAGGCCAGGCGCTGATGGTGCAGGTCATCAAGGAGCCCATTGGCACCAAGGGCGCGCGGCTGTCCACACAGATCAGCATCGCCGGCCGCCTGCTGGTGTTTTTACCGCAGGACGACCACATTGGCGTGTCGCAAAAGATTCCCAAGGACCAGCGCGACGAATTGCGCAGCCGCATGCAGCAACTGGGCGGCACGCAGGGAGGCGGTTTTATCTTGCGGACCAATGGCGAAGATGCCTCCGACCCCGAGCTGGCCGAAGACATCGCCTATTTGCGCAAGGCCTGGGCGCGTGTCAAGGAAGCCTCCACACGCCTGCCACCACAGTCTCTGCTGCACCAGGATTTGAGCCTGCTGCAGCGTGTGCTGCGCGATATGGTGGGCGAGGCCACCCAGACCATACGGGTGGATTCGCGTGAGCAGTTTGAGGCCCTGAAAGCCTTTGGCGCCGAGTTCATGCCCATGGCGGCCGACAAACTGCAGCACTACAAGGGGGAGCGCCCGATCTTTGACCTTTTCTCGATAGACGAAGAGATTGAAAAGGCGCTGGGCCGCCGGGTGGATCTCAAGTCGGGTGGTTACCTCATCGTGGACCAGACCGAAGCGCTGACCACGATAGATGTCAACACCGGGGGGTTCGTCGGCGCACGCAATTTCGACGACACTATCTTCAAGACCAATCTGGAGGCGGGGCAAGCCATTGCGCGCCAACTGCGGCTGCGCAACCTAGGCGGCATCATCATTGTGGATTTCATCGACATGGTGCGCGAAGACCACCGGGAGGCGGTGTTGGCCGAGTTCCGCAAACAGTTGTCGCGTGACCGTGTCAAGACCATGGCGGGAGGCTTCTCTCAGCTCGGCTTGGTGGAGATGACGCGCAAACGCACGCGTGAATCATTGGCCCACATGTTGTGTGAGCCCTGTGCCGCATGCCAGGGCAAGGGCATTGTCAAAACACCGCGCAGCGTGGCGTATGACATCTTCCGCGAGATTTTGCGCGAGGCGCGGCAGTTCAACCCGCGCGAGTTTCGTGTGGTCGCATCACCCAAGGTCATTGAATTGTTTCTGGATGAAGAAAGCCAGCATCTGGCTGGTTTGAGTGAATTCATCGGCAAGCCTGTATCGCTACAAAGCGAGGCTGCAATGGGGCAGGACCAATACGATATTGTGTTGCTCTAA
- a CDS encoding nucleoside triphosphate pyrophosphatase, giving the protein MHAAPDFIYLASQSPRRSQLLEQLGVRHALLLPDDEEDSEALEVVLRNEAPKTYVQRVTALKLQAAQQRLVRRNLQPAPILCADTTVAMGQTIFGKPEHAEDAKRMLRALSNRPHRVLTAIAIGMGDQYAAACSESWVTFAELNEADIEAFVASGEPMGKAGAYAVQGRAAAHIAHMSGSYSGIMGLPLYETAQALRSLGFRL; this is encoded by the coding sequence ATGCATGCTGCTCCCGACTTCATTTACCTCGCATCCCAGAGCCCGCGGCGCAGCCAGTTGCTGGAGCAACTGGGTGTGCGACACGCCCTGTTGTTGCCCGATGATGAAGAAGACTCCGAAGCCCTGGAAGTGGTGCTGCGCAACGAAGCGCCCAAGACCTATGTGCAACGTGTGACGGCGTTGAAGCTGCAAGCGGCCCAGCAGCGGCTGGTGCGTCGCAACCTGCAGCCTGCGCCGATTTTGTGTGCAGACACAACCGTGGCCATGGGGCAGACCATTTTTGGCAAGCCTGAACATGCCGAAGACGCCAAGCGCATGTTGCGTGCGCTGTCCAACCGTCCACACCGGGTCCTGACGGCAATCGCCATCGGCATGGGTGATCAGTACGCCGCCGCCTGCAGCGAGTCCTGGGTGACGTTTGCAGAGTTGAACGAGGCTGATATTGAAGCCTTTGTGGCGTCCGGCGAGCCCATGGGCAAAGCCGGTGCCTATGCGGTGCAGGGCAGGGCGGCTGCCCACATAGCGCACATGAGCGGGTCTTACTCTGGCATCATGGGCCTGCCGCTTTATGAGACCGCGCAGGCGCTGCGGTCCTTGGGGTTCAGGCTCTGA
- the rlmH gene encoding 23S rRNA (pseudouridine(1915)-N(3))-methyltransferase RlmH, with protein MRLIIVAVGQRVPDWAQTAWDDYAKRFPHELKVELKAVKTEPRSSKTLETLYAAERTRIEAAIPKGTRIVALDERGTTVTTMALAAKLKDWQLGGTDVALVIGGPDGLDPAFRQAAHERIRLSDLTLPHAMVRVLLIEQLYRAWSVNANHPYHRE; from the coding sequence GTGCGGCTGATCATCGTCGCCGTTGGACAGCGGGTGCCCGACTGGGCGCAAACAGCGTGGGATGACTACGCCAAACGTTTTCCGCATGAGCTCAAGGTCGAGCTCAAGGCCGTCAAAACCGAGCCCCGCAGCTCCAAGACCCTGGAAACCCTGTACGCCGCCGAGCGTACCCGCATAGAGGCCGCCATCCCCAAAGGGACGCGTATTGTCGCGCTGGACGAACGGGGTACCACGGTGACCACCATGGCCCTGGCGGCCAAGCTCAAAGACTGGCAATTGGGTGGCACCGATGTGGCCCTAGTCATTGGCGGGCCGGACGGGCTGGACCCAGCCTTTCGCCAGGCCGCGCATGAGCGTATCCGACTGTCAGACCTGACCTTGCCCCACGCCATGGTTCGTGTGTTGCTGATTGAGCAGCTGTACCGGGCCTGGTCGGTCAATGCCAACCACCCGTACCACAGGGAATAG
- the rsfS gene encoding ribosome silencing factor — MNTSTVAKKDITKLQRAIVDGLEDVKAQDIQVFDTEHLSSLFERVIVASGTSNRQTKGLAASVRDAVREAGFAKPRIEGEDNGEWIIVDCGQAVVHIMQPTFRTYYNLEELWGEKPVRLKLGSAKPAMAESAKPAAKAAPKVEPTLRRSNAAKKGVAEAFPSKAQLKKDADKAAKAPARKTSAKPAPAGAAAPAKKVAAKKVPVSAKRTVVGKPAAKPAAKKVAAKKTAPRKA, encoded by the coding sequence ATGAATACATCTACCGTTGCCAAAAAAGACATTACCAAGCTCCAACGCGCCATCGTCGATGGTCTGGAAGACGTCAAAGCCCAGGACATCCAGGTGTTTGACACGGAGCACTTGTCCTCATTGTTCGAACGGGTCATCGTGGCATCGGGTACATCCAATCGGCAAACCAAGGGTCTGGCCGCCAGCGTGCGCGATGCCGTGCGCGAAGCGGGTTTTGCCAAGCCCCGCATAGAAGGTGAAGACAACGGTGAGTGGATTATTGTGGATTGCGGCCAAGCCGTGGTGCACATCATGCAGCCCACGTTCCGCACGTATTACAACCTCGAAGAGCTGTGGGGCGAAAAGCCCGTGCGTCTCAAGCTGGGCTCAGCCAAACCGGCCATGGCCGAAAGTGCCAAACCCGCCGCCAAGGCAGCTCCCAAGGTGGAGCCGACTTTGAGGCGTTCCAATGCGGCCAAGAAGGGTGTGGCCGAGGCCTTCCCGTCCAAGGCGCAGTTGAAGAAAGACGCAGACAAGGCCGCCAAGGCACCCGCCCGCAAGACAAGTGCCAAACCGGCCCCGGCCGGCGCTGCCGCTCCTGCCAAGAAAGTTGCCGCCAAGAAGGTACCGGTTTCTGCCAAACGCACCGTGGTGGGCAAACCTGCTGCCAAACCCGCGGCTAAAAAGGTCGCCGCCAAGAAGACCGCCCCCCGCAAAGCCTGA
- the nadD gene encoding nicotinate (nicotinamide) nucleotide adenylyltransferase produces the protein MAAALPRRIGVFGGAFDPPHIAHVALARTAIEQLRLDVLFVIPTGEAWHKSRPLTPAVHRLEMAHLAFAELDCVVVDPRETLRTGPSYTADTLLELRTEFPLAQFFLVLGEDQAQALASWHRIGEIPEIATICVAERADFTRAEGIFSPLPPGIPGLRRLEMPPMEVSSTDIRLRLAHGQADAPLVFDPVARYIAQHHLYRTA, from the coding sequence GTGGCAGCAGCATTGCCGCGCCGCATTGGCGTATTTGGCGGCGCGTTTGATCCGCCCCATATCGCCCATGTAGCCTTGGCCCGGACGGCCATCGAACAACTGCGGCTGGACGTGTTGTTTGTCATACCCACCGGTGAGGCCTGGCACAAAAGCCGACCGTTGACGCCCGCGGTCCATCGGCTGGAGATGGCCCACCTGGCCTTTGCCGAACTGGACTGTGTGGTCGTGGACCCGCGCGAAACATTGCGCACCGGCCCCAGCTATACGGCGGACACTTTGTTGGAATTGCGCACCGAATTTCCACTGGCCCAGTTCTTTCTGGTACTGGGTGAAGACCAGGCACAGGCACTGGCTTCGTGGCACCGAATCGGCGAGATTCCTGAAATCGCTACAATATGTGTAGCTGAACGCGCCGATTTCACGAGGGCTGAGGGCATATTTAGTCCATTGCCCCCCGGAATTCCAGGCTTGCGGCGCCTTGAAATGCCTCCCATGGAGGTCAGTTCCACCGATATCCGCTTGCGTTTGGCCCACGGCCAAGCCGATGCCCCACTGGTTTTTGATCCCGTTGCGCGTTATATTGCCCAACACCACCTTTACCGAACTGCCTGA